The Lolium perenne isolate Kyuss_39 chromosome 6, Kyuss_2.0, whole genome shotgun sequence genome segment ATTACAGCAGTACGGATGTTGGTGTGAAGGCTGATACATGTAACTTCTTTGCTGCAGGACCTCAGAAATAACGACGGTGTGTTAAGCCGCACCGTAGGTGTCAGTTCAAAGCAGTGAACCTGGGTGCCATGTCAGATTTGGTGAACTTGCATTCTCTTTTGTTCGAATGCATTGCATCTTCGATAACTGCAAAGCATCAGGTTATTTTATCATAGTTATACATTTTGTTCTTGTTAAAGATGAAGTTTTCTCATACTCCTGAGTTAATTGAGTAGTATACTCATCCATTATTGATTTTACTCTTGGCAGTTACAATACTGAGATGTGCTTGCTTATGGTTCATCTGATGGTAGTTTGATGGTTTGCCAGGTTTCTGACCCACCATCGTTCTTCAAAAGTTAATAGGACATTATAAAGATATCACAGGTTAGATTCACTTATGTGTTGAAATGTATTTTAGTGAATCAACCTTTATTTTATCACAAACTATTTGACTTCAGGCActagaaaaactgaaatctacacCTAGGTTACTAAACGGATCTGGGTTTGTGTTAGCTAGAAAAGTTCGTAAGACTTGAAAAAATTATGATATTTTATGCATTTCACACATCTAAATGGACTGTGATCAATTTAAGTTGCACTTCACTGTCTATGCCTTTAAATTGGTTGATCCAAAATTATATGAAGTTATTGGTAATGGCCTCTCAATCCACCAATGTTGTTGCATTGGATCTGAGGGTGTAATGATGGTCTACCCATTCTCTCATTTACTCTCCTTTGATTATTTGTGTGTGATCCGACTTTGATCTCTGATGGATGTGGACGATATGGCGGATATTGCTTATGGATATTACCACATGTAAATAAGAAAGTAGTAATCTATTTGTGAGTCGGGTGGTTAGATAAACCTCTATATTCCAAACTTGAAGTTCTCAGTGACCATAAATATAGTTTTTGGTTGACGTTGATGCATTGTATCAATCTATGTTTGAAGTTTCTATTAATGGTTGAAGCACATCTTGAATCGGAAAGAATTTCTATTACAAAATGTAGGTCTTGATTTATATGTGTATATCATTTCTTAAGACTAATATTTGTATTTCTATTACAAAATGTAATTCTTTGTACTGAATTATGTATTTTGTTGGGATGTACAAGAGTTGTCTGGTAATGTTTTTTTCCTCTGATTTCTTCCTCCCAACCAATTTTTGTGGGCAACTGGGCATTATATAAGGTGTTCTGTCCTGTAGTTAGAATGTTTCCGCTATTTATCCTTCTAGACAGAACTTACTTGGTTTTTTGATGCAAATTAAATTTAGCATTACATTAGGCCAGAAAAATAGGCAACTAACCTATGTTTTAGTGCTTATTTATGTGCATCCTTCATAATTGGGTTCTTGAATTAATCTTCTAATCTTTTCTATGTTGTGGCTCTGTTTTGGATTTTCAGGTGCTAAACCATATTTGCCCAGTCTAGGGATGTTGAATGTCACATTTGGTGGTTACAACTGTTGAAAGATCATGTCTACTACGTGCAAGTGCAGAGAGACAAAACCACAATAAGTTTCTATGCTCTTTATGTTATTTCCCTAGGATTATTGCTTCTTCTTTTTTACCGAGGTTTGATGTTTCTCATCTTCTTTATTTATGGTATATCCAACACATATCTATCTGCAAGGCAGTCTTAACCATTGTAAGTGCTTATCCATGTACcaactattaacttgcaagattatCTACTATATGCACACAACGAATGTTGATGCAGTATGCCTACTCATGCGTGTCCATGTTAGGAGTGGTACACGCCGTCCGAATCGACACATGAGTTTCAGTGCCTACTGCATGCATCATTTCTACACCATTTTTTGTTTGTCTATTTGGAATACAGTAGTAACTCCTCTAGAGTAATTTATATTGCTGGTTCTTTCTTGGGGCATGCTTAGTACAAAGGTAGATTTACGGTCACTGCATGATTCAACTGCATTAATCTACTGTGACCTACTCCCAAATTGCTCGTGTTGTTTGTTCTGAGTACTTCGACATACTGAAAAATTGCATATTTATCATGCTGCACTTCAAAACATTGGCATATATCTTTTGTCTGCATTTTACTGTCTGTCTGCATCTATGTTTGAATTGAACACCCGCTGGTTTTTTTCCTACTAACAAGATTTGAGTATGATAATTGCAGGAAGCAAGTAAATGCATTGTACAAGTTCTCTTCGTTCAGCTTCATATGCGCCTTTTTTCAGTGGTTCTATACTGCTGGAGATAACTGTTGATTTAAGAGCTTCACTACATTAGTCCTTCGAGCTTTATAAGAACAGGTTAGATCATAGTGTACTTCTTATATACTCCTTGCATACTCCTTATTGTCTATAGGAGAATTTGTATCTTCGTCTAAATATCTAAAAGTAAAGTTGGCTGTGGTGTACTTCTTATATACTCCTTAATTTTAGGGGCATTTTCCTGCAGAAGTGTAGTGTAATGCAGCTGTAAATTGCATGTTTTCTACTGGTCGTGTAGTACCATGCTTCATGCTTGTTGTGCTGTTCTCCTCTGAGCTGTGATGATTCATGTTTGAGTAGCTGAAAAGTGAGGTAATTGTTTAGTGAACAAGCAAAAATTCTTGATGTAGGAGTACTTGATGTATGAGTGTTATAATTTCTCTTTGTAGTTGTTGGAGTAGTGTTGTAGTATTCAGTTATATTGTCATTTACTCCAACAGTACACTGAATTATTCTTGATTAAGTGAAGTGGAAATTAAGATCTGATGCATTGtttgcttcctcttcttcctctaaatTCTGACCTTATTCAGTAGGTGGGCTGAAGTTAATATCAGGAACAACCATTCTTCAGGTGGCATTCCAGCAACGGTATTGATAGAGGAGCGAGCTTCTTCTTCAGGTGGTAACACTCGTGGTAGCATCCCTTATTTACAGCTGGAGAAAAGCTTATCTCATTTGATAGTGTCAACTGTATTTAGCTGGATCATACCATTCTCCGTTGTGTGTGATAGGCGTATTATTCTTTTAGTCGTCTTCAGAAATCTATTTTTTATGAATGCATCTCAATTAAACATGTGCCATTTCTTGGACAAGATCTGCTATGTGttgttccagaatataaaactatTGGGAGATATTTTAGATTTCGAGTCAAGGCTAACATACTGTACTCCCCTAAAGACACATTAAACATTTCTTTTTAGAATACGCGCATTAAGCAAAATTAACCCACCAATCATATGAGTTCTTGCTTGATTATTCATACAAATCTGGTCACTTGGTGGCGGTACCATCTGATTAGCGCCGGTGTTTGTTTAATTGTCACAATCTACCATCAACCAAAGTTATAGATGGTTTCCTGAGTACATTAAGATGGATTAAAAATCCTTGGCTGGAAAATCAGATGTTTGTGATGTGACACGATGCTTGAATTGAGAATTAGAGATGTTTTTGAGGTGTGACATGATGCCTGAATTCTTCCTATGTCTATATGTCCGTGTGATGCAGGGGCGAGGTGGCGTTCTGCAGCGACGAGTGGAGTGAGCAGCAGGGTCCACCGCACACAGCAAGGTAGCATTCACCCACTCCAGGCTCGCTGTCTCCCTCGAACTCTACAACCTAGGGTCCAGGTGAGTGCTCTTATAATTTCTTGGCATTTTTAGTTCTCCTTCTTGACTGGGTTTTACTTGCTCCCGTTGTCAGCCTTACATACTGGTTTCCAGTAGTTCTATGTTGTTAAAATTACAGGAATAACTTTGTGTGTTATTACGCAAAAGGATTTATGCACAGGTTCCATTTCTATGTGAACGAAACCATGCTCATAGTCAACCATCAGTAGATAGCGTGTAATGTTCAGGTTTCCACTCCACCTAATCATTCAATTTTTGTAAATTGAAAGCGAGCACAGATGCACGCTTGCTGGACATTATTTTTTCCGGGTGTTTTGCCATCTGATGTAGATTACTTCTTCCATGTCCCAATCTATAATGCTACAGCCCTGACTATTATGTTTCTGTATTAGATTTGTTGTCTGAAGATTCAACGGATGACGGCCAGTTTGTGGAAGGTTCAGTAACAAAATACGATACTCCTATGTTGTTATGTACCACTAATTAGCTGCTAAACATTGGTTGCTCGTGCTACCGCTATCCTTACGCAAGTACATAGTCATTGTTGAGATATATTTTGTGTTTTCTACTAAACTTTAACTAACATAATAGTGCAAGTAGTCGTTATGATGATCCCAACGTGTTCCTCAAGACTGAGCTCAACTGAGATCCATCATTGCTGCAAGTGGTAATTTTACTTGAGCTACAATCTGATGATGCTCCAGCTGCGCAGGTCGTCGGTGCGGGACGACCACCTCAGGCCTGGCACGCCGTGGATGCCAGACGCCATGGCATGGCCTGTTCAGCGGTGGCTTTGCGGACAGTGCTGTGGTGGTGTGCACCTCCGGGTGGCGCGAGCCGGCAATTGTGGTTTGCCTTGCGAATTGGCTTGCTGGAGCCCGATCTGGGCCACCACGTATATTGTGCATGCCCCTCTTAGAAATTGGCACTTCATCTTAGAGATCTAATTCCCTCTTATTTACTTGTTCCCAGTTAGTTAAAAGAAATAAAGTTTGTGATTTGAAGTATATTAAATGATTGTTGTGATTTGAAAAGCAAGTGTTATGTTGTGAACCAGCAGGTCTATGCTGCTTGCTTATAATAGATTTTCTTACATCATCAATATAGTGATCTACAAAACTATGTATTACTGAGGGACGGGGCGTGTGCCAAGGATCATGTATTTCTTTTGTGATGATGATTGACCAGTTTCCTGCAACAGTCCCCGTGTGCTACTTATGTGATGTTGCTTTTTTTTCCATCATCAATATAGTGATCTACAAAACTGTGTATTGCTGAGGGACGGGGTGTGCTCGATTATTTCTATTCTTTCTAGCAAAGGCCTAACTATTCCTAAAATTTTCTCATTCCTATGAACCTCCAGTTTATGGTTGTGGCTTAGTTACCTAGAAAAGTGCTATCTAATATGTAGCTATTTCCGAACCTATGGCATTATATACTTATGAGAAACAGATTGTGATTTTTGTTagtcaaatattacacactatgcATCTGATTCAATATACCACCCAATGCTTAGTCTGTGTTGAACTTCACGAGCTAAGGACTTTGAAATTGGTAATTCAAATTTTTATATATTATCATTTCCCATCTAATTTTAATCATCGTATAAGTTGGTGCGAATtctacggggtcgtgcgccaaggcgcacaactAAATCTAGTTTCTTTAAAGGTCAACATGGAAATGAAATAAAAAGGTATACATATAATATAAATAATGAGAAAGAAagcaaaagaaaaaacaaaaaaagtatCATAACAAATGCAGTCTAATATGCTCTTTGAACTATATGGAAACAAACCAGTGAAATTATCTATATAAAACTGTCATAGTGATTCCTTATCATTAAGAGCTAGTGGCTTGCCGGTATTGATCTGGTGCTGCAATGGGTTCGACTCCACGCGCCCGCGCTATTCTTTTTCTCGTCTTTGTTCAGTTTGCACGAATCTTACAGAATTATCCAACGGTTCTTAGGTCGACTGAGACATAAGAAAATCTCATTCGTGCCtttcagttgactgagattttttTAAGTCTTAGTCACCTCAGAAAAGTTGCAAATTTCTGGAATTGTactttttaacagaaaagtgtaactcaagtacctttttgtaagtgacttagacttaagaaattctcagttgactgagatatATTAAAACCGAGTAACCAAACCTTTTGTTCAAAAATAACTACCAAAGCAGTAGACGCAAgggcgccgtcgccgccggccggCACCTACAGGTGACGGGCAGGACTTTCGTTCGGATCATCGCACTCATCCGTCCTTGCCCACCGGATTAGGACAACATCATCCGCTGCCGGAGCAGCTTACCTTTGCAGCCGCGGTCCACCTACACACCCACACGACCGAGAGCACGTCCTGCCTCCTGCACGCCGAGAAACGTCAGCATCGGTTCACCATCCACCTCCCGCGCGTCCGTGGGATGGCCTGCACCACGGAACAGCCGCCACACACAGCCGTTCACGTAACAGCCGCAGCATCGGGCCAGCACTGCCGCCTCGCTTCTAGCAGCTCCACTGCGCCTCCAGGGCTCCAGGCCATGCTCCGCCGCTCCGCTGTGCCCACCCTACCCGCTTGACGTCCTCCTCGGCTCTGCACCGTCGGGCCGCCAGGGACACAGGGGGATGAGGGTCCTTTGGGACTAGGGTTCGTCGCCTGCTCGCGCGAGCAACCTGGGTCACCAAAGCTTATAAGCGCTGAGCGGCTCCGTGGTTTCCGTGTACGCGAACGTCCTGTAAATTCGGCCTCTGTTGTTGCAGTCTAATAACGGCCGTGGCTTCCACGGATGGTTCTGCACCGCACTAGTGCATGCACGGCGAGCTTGTGGGCGTGTGCTCATATAGGACCAGCACATCGCCCAGCCATGTCCCGTGCGTCAGGATGGTGGACATGCCATGACCCAGGTGTGGCCGCGCGAGCCGCTGCCCTGGCCTCGGCAGCGGATGCTCCTGCAGTCCTCGTCGTGGCAGCTGCACGCTGTAACGATGGTTCCAGCTTCGTTCCATCCCCTCACCCTCGAGAATCCACACCTATAACAATGGCAATCGATTGAGGAAAGACACATATAGTGAATGTACATCAGTAAACGAACAATGTCAAAAGAAAAATATATGCTACCTGGATCTTCTCATGCGCCATGACGCCATCACTAATGACGGCGGCCAGCTTCCCACGCACCTCCGCCAGGTGGCGGATAGGCTCCGGCGGTGACTCGATGGACGCGACGGAGCAGTCCTCGAGATCCAACGACATGATTCTCTCGGCTCCCTTCTCGCTGAGGGCGACCCAGTATGCTGCCCCGTCTAGGCCGACGACGCCGGCGTCGAGCCTGCATCTCCCATCAGGGGCTGGCACATCCCTCCACGACGAGGCTTCCCCGAGCGCGAACACCTGCACCTTGTCTTCGTCGGACGAGGCACGCACGATCTTGTACTGCCCCGTGACCGAGTGGTACGCGAAGCCGTATGCGTGATGCCAGCCGGTCTTGGGGCGCCTCAACCGGCCGGCGCCTGGGATCGGCGGGaggcccagagcctcgccggtggCAGGGTTGACCAAGGTTATGGCGCCACCGGGTCTGTGGTTGTCGCACAGGCACAGCAGGCCGTTGCAGCTGCCGACTAGCTGCATCGCCGTGTACGCTTCGTCGTGGCCCGTCGTCCACAGCGGAGTGCATCCGCCACGCCCTTGGACGTCGTCGACGATGTATGCACGGGGATACACCGTCTCGATGAGAGGCCTGGCCGGGGCGATCTGTATCTTGGGGGTGCGCTCGTGGACTAGGTCGCGCCAGAGCCGGCAGACGAGTCGGAGCCGCCGCCGGCAGATTGGCGAGAGTAGCAGCAGTATCTTCACCAGCACGTCCGTGGGGACGTCCATTGCTTGCTATAGTTGGGTTTCGTCCGACGATCGATCACGTCAACATAGAGGACACAGGCGATCAGCGCGTTTTAGTAGCCAACAAATACGCGTACTTGGATAATAAACTCGCACGGCAAAAGGTGAAGAACAGGAGTATATGTAGTCCAGTTATTGTTCAGAAGTTGTTGTCGTGGAGGAGAAGAACAGTAGAAATAGGTCGAGTAATTGGATTACAATTGGTCATCGATACCGTCTCCGTCTCTCAGGTAAAAGTAAGTAGCCTCTGCGTCGGGAAACCCTATTCTCCGCCTATTGCGGGCTGTATCTGGCTCGCCGCACAGGGGTGTTCCTattctgggccggcccattaccaGCGATGGAGCTTTGTTTCACGTTCTTCGCGTTGGATCAGGTCGAGCTATGTGTTCCTGTCTTCGTGCCTTCCCGGTACTTcttcggtttttccattttctttCTTGGTTTTTCTTCTCATTCTTCTCAGATTTTTCATTTTCGATTTGTTCTGTTTCTGTTTTTTTGTTTACTTTCTTTCATCTAATATGAACAATTTCAAAATATGGAAAAAAATTAAATGTAAACAAATTTCAAAATTGAACGAATTTTATATTCGAACATTTTTacgtttgaacaatttttaaatttgaacattttcaaaatttgaaccttttcatatttgaacattttccaaatttgattttttacaatttaaacattttttaatCCGAACAATTTTGAtgttttgaacattttttggatttgaacattttacaattttgaacaatttttaaatttgaacattttcaaaatttgaaccttttcatatttgaacattttccaaatttgatttttttacaatttaaacattttttaatCCGAACAATTTTGAtgttttgaacattttttggatttgaacatttttcaatttTGAACTTTTTAAATTTATTCAAAATCCGAATATTAAAAAAAAAACTCCAGAAAACCGGAGCAAAAGGAATACAGTTTACCTGTCAGCGATAGACTGAACGTGGGAGTAAAGAAGCCACGCTAGCataaatgggccaggcccaagtATAGGTAACTTGAGCGGAGCCCCACGTAGGTAACGCTAAGGGCGGGGAATAGGGGCTCCCCTCTGCGTCCCTTCCTTTGTTGCTTGCGCAGGGCCGTAACGATATTGGACTTCGATTGATGGCCCAAGGCCCacccttagagcatccccactcgttttttttttgaaaaccaaTATATTAAgtcagcaagccgcctcattaaaaaccttccagtccccttcggtaACCTGGTaagaaaaagagtgcgtctggTACTTGCTGCTTCACAAATTTAGTACAGTTACATCGTTCAGCACATGTGTTAAAACAGATGAAGGAGGGTTACTATCCCAAATACAAAAAATATTAGACTCAAAACTTAATCTAGCTTGATTATGCGCCGTCTTGTTTGCCTCTCTGGGACAATGCTGAAAAGATATCCTCCCAATTCTTCGAGCAATTTGAAAACAAATGCGATTACGCATAAGGGCTCCATAACTCAATTTCTCCATTGCATGCTGTAATCAAGTCTAAGCTATCAGATTCCACCACTACCGGTGAACATCCAATATTTTCAAGTAACATCAAGCCATTTTTCAACGCCATTGCTTCAGCAGTTGCTGGACTTAACATATCCAGTAAAGGCCACGTCCCGCCTCCAATCGCCTCACCATGATCATTTCTAATAACAGCTGCCGCAGCCCCTGTACCATTCGAGAAAAAACATGCATCTATATTAAGCTTATAATTTCGAGCTGGAGGTTTACTCCATGTTACCACCTTCGGTGTTGCTCTCTGTTCTGCTAGAGAAAAATTCATACTCAGGGCTTTAATCGAGAATGCTGAGCTGATTGGTGAAGCCACCTTTTCTCCCTTTACTCCTTCTCGCCGCTGCCACCATATATACCAAGCCGCCACCGCCACTGTCTCCTTCAGACTCAGGGGACCAAGTAAAGGCGGGTGATTCAAATCTGAGCGTAATATCTCCTCAAGCACAACACTCCCAGATTTATCCAGTTTCGACCATTGCATGATAAAATCATTCAGACCTAGGGCCGTCCAAACCTCCTTTGCTCCGTTACATGTAAAGATCAAGTGCAGAATATCCTCAGCCCCCATCTTACAAATAGGACATTGAGCTGGCACTTTGATATATCGATTTGCTAATATAGACATTCCAGGGACCAAACCATGTAAAGCTCTCCAGATAAAATTTTTGACTTTAGATGGAACTTGCAGTTTCCAAACAATTCCCCATACTGGATTTATAGATGATGAGCCTTGTCCAACATTGCTTCTGATTTTCAGACCAAACTGATGCTTCCATTCTGAGTAGTAGGCAGATCGAACAGAGAAACAAAAATTACTAGTCTTGTGCCAAGCTACAAAGTCATCACCCAAATCCTGGCTAATGGGAATCTGTAGAATTCTTCTAACATCCAAAGGGTTGAAATTGTCCCTGATTAACTGTTCATCCCAAACGCCAGACGATGGATCAATAAGCTCATCAACTGTCCTCAGTAAACAATTACCACGGTTAGTTTCAATTTTACGTGTAACACTCCCTGGTACCCAATGATCTCTCCATATATTGATCCTTGTGCCATCACCCACACGCCAGATATGGCCTCTCTTGAAAGTTTGTATGCCACTAATTATGCTCTGCCAGGTAAAAGAAGACCCTTTCTTAGGCCCCGCAGCCAACAAATTTCCATCTGGGTAGTACTTTGCTTGAAGAATGGAAGCACATAGGCTGGTTGGATTATTGAGGAGTCTCCATGTCTGTTTTGCCAACATCGCCAAATTGAAAGAATGGAGATCACGAAATCCCATCCCTCCATCAATTTTTGGAATACACATTCTCCACCATGCCCTCCAATGCATCTTCTTCTGATCCTCAGTATCACCCCACCAGAATGCTGCCATAGCATCAGTAATGGATTTGCAAATATTCTTTGGTATTTTAAAAACTCCCATCGCAAAGACAGATATAGATTGAATTACAGCTTTGAGTAAAATTTCTTTTGCTCCCATTGACATTGTTTTCTCCTTCCAACCATTCAGCCTGGCTATCACTCTTTCCAACAGATACATAAAGTTA includes the following:
- the LOC127310484 gene encoding F-box protein At3g07870-like translates to MDVPTDVLVKILLLLSPICRRRLRLVCRLWRDLVHERTPKIQIAPARPLIETVYPRAYIVDDVQGRGGCTPLWTTGHDEAYTAMQLVGSCNGLLCLCDNHRPGGAITLVNPATGEALGLPPIPGAGRLRRPKTGWHHAYGFAYHSVTGQYKIVRASSDEDKVQVFALGEASSWRDVPAPDGRCRLDAGVVGLDGAAYWVALSEKGAERIMSLDLEDCSVASIESPPEPIRHLAEVRGKLAAVISDGVMAHEKIQVWILEGEGMERSWNHRYSVQLPRRGLQEHPLPRPGQRLARPHLGHGMSTILTHGTWLGDVLVLYEHTPTSSPCMH